Below is a window of Deinococcota bacterium DNA.
TTGTGCTCTGGACTTTCGTCCTACAAGCAGTATAGCACATTCCGGCATTGAAAAGCCCGGCTATCGCCGCACAAAATTCATCCCCACGGATAAATCCGGGGGCTTTCTTTTGTGTTTTTCCGGTAAAAGGTGCTCGATGGCCTCTTCATAATGACCCGTTTCCCATAAAAGCTGAGCCAAGTCATCTCTAATGATTTGCGCTCTTGGCGATTTGATGTTATCTATTCCCGCCAGAAGCTCTCCCAAAGCTTCGATCCGGTCAGCTTTCGCTTGAGCCGGTAAGTTGGAGAGCTCTAAAACGCCAAAGCTGTGATACCGTGATTCAGTACTATGAGCCGCCTCTCGAGGACTCGGTTCAAGCATAAGATGCCGGTTGCGAAAGGCCCAAAAGTCCGGTGCTCTCGCCACCAGGTCTTTCACCTCTTCAAAGTTGAGCCAAAACACCACCCGCATGTTGTTATCCGTGAAGAACTCACGCCGCCAGTTGAGGCGCCGGACCAATTCGGGTTGGGCATGCAGGCCGTGAACGCTGGCGATTTGGTTGGGTGCCAGGTTCGCTACAGCCTCGAGCAAATCCTGCTGGTCTCGCAAGTTGACCTCGACAAGAACATCATCGGTCTCTGCCAGATATGTCTTCAGTGCCTCGAGCGCCTCGAGACGGCTGCGCTCGCTCGAGAACTCAACTACGACTATCGCGGGGCTGCTGAATGTCTTGGCGCGCGCTAGCACCTTGCCGACAGTTCGGGAGGCTTCCGCCGGCCCGAGCTTAGTGGCTGCTTTAGGGACCGTAGCCATCGACAAGCTCCCACAGCACGGGGTTCACGTCATGCCAGTGATGGTCGTTTGGATAACGCAAGAGGCTCAGGTTATGAAGAAGCTTCGCGGCTTCAAAGGCGAGTTGCGTGCCGTTGTCTTCCGCTACGCGCTTCAGCGTTTTCAGATCTTCGGTTGTCAGTTGCGACTGAAGACCGTTTGAGACCTCGGCAATGGCGGCTCGAGCCTCCTCCATGCTGATTTTCGCCTTGTCCTTATCTTCAGCGTGATCCGCGGCGGTCTGCATGAGCACGCAGGTTTGCCTGAAGACGCCGCCGCCATAGGTGATGATCGTCTCCAACGCGTCCTTGGTGATGAGCTCGAGGTCCATGCGCTTTTCCGCAAACTCTCGCATGAGCCCATAGCCGGCCTTTCCTTTCTTGTCTCGGTCACCGCGCGCGTGCAGCTTGATGTTTGGCAGATACCATGAGTGGACAATATGAAACCATGTGATCCACGCTTGGCGCCGCACCTGCTTCACGCCTTGTTTGCGTAACCTACGATCCCTTGCCATTGTTGCTAGCCTTATCACGGTAGGTCTTGGACTGCCCTTTGGGAATCGACAGCGTCCGCCAGTCAGAGGCCTTGAGAAGCTTGGCGAGGTAGACGATCTGCCCAACGTGGTAGCCATAGTGCGAAACTTGGCGCTCGAGCGCCTCCAGGACCGTGTGCGCTTCACCCCTGATGGTGACGGTCTTAAGCAGATCACCGGGAGACAAGCCCTCGAGCGCCGCGAAGAGACGAGCCCAGCCCGCTTCCCACGCCGCCATGAGCGTGTCGATGCTCGCGCCGTCAGCGACGAATTCGGCGTCGCGGTCGCGACTTTCCTTTTCGCCGTCCGAGGTCAACAGCTCTGTCCAGCGCGAGGCCATGTTGCCGCTCATGTGCTTGACGATGACGGCGATACTGTTCGACTCGGGGTCGGGCCGCCAGTGAACCTGCTCGGC
It encodes the following:
- a CDS encoding DUF1572 domain-containing protein, which gives rise to MAEGALLQLEAEQVHWRPDPESNSIAVIVKHMSGNMASRWTELLTSDGEKESRDRDAEFVADGASIDTLMAAWEAGWARLFAALEGLSPGDLLKTVTIRGEAHTVLEALERQVSHYGYHVGQIVYLAKLLKASDWRTLSIPKGQSKTYRDKASNNGKGS